One Pullulanibacillus sp. KACC 23026 DNA segment encodes these proteins:
- a CDS encoding DUF3048 domain-containing protein, with product MNRRMKGWILFLASMCLILTACQSRTTLHKAKPVALIRQSIENKTNPEKRASEPVYPLTGLPAKGPINNRVIGVMINNYYLARPQSGLQQADIVIEALAEGRITRFLALFQSQRPPIIGPVRSARPYYIQLNQGFGGIYVAFGWSPQAKSILQNGDIDYIQGLYHDGTWFKRVTFREAPHNAYTSSADLEKGAKASGFSLTQSVKPLPFLSTEEQSKLKGETVNKVTITYSSDNVVSYAYNPKDELFYRQINGKQAEDRESLTPLSAANVFIVSAKHTFIDKYPRRAIDLTSGGPAYLLQKGKLQRVEWKNVGGRLLPYKNGHPLGFVPGQTWINIVESSPGLEKEVKIE from the coding sequence ATGAACCGACGTATGAAAGGCTGGATCTTGTTCCTTGCATCCATGTGTTTAATCTTAACAGCCTGCCAGAGTCGTACAACCCTTCATAAAGCTAAGCCGGTCGCTTTGATACGGCAAAGTATAGAAAACAAAACGAATCCGGAAAAACGAGCTTCTGAACCTGTTTACCCATTAACGGGTCTCCCTGCTAAAGGACCCATTAATAATAGGGTGATCGGGGTCATGATTAATAATTACTACTTAGCCCGCCCGCAGTCTGGATTACAGCAGGCTGACATTGTCATTGAAGCGTTGGCAGAAGGCCGAATCACACGCTTTCTGGCATTGTTTCAAAGTCAGAGACCGCCAATTATAGGGCCGGTAAGAAGTGCAAGACCTTACTACATCCAGCTTAACCAGGGCTTTGGTGGGATTTATGTGGCTTTCGGGTGGAGTCCTCAAGCAAAGTCGATTTTACAAAATGGGGATATTGATTACATTCAAGGGCTTTACCACGATGGCACATGGTTTAAGCGCGTCACATTCAGGGAAGCACCGCATAATGCTTATACCAGTTCTGCTGATTTGGAAAAAGGCGCAAAGGCATCTGGTTTCTCTCTTACTCAATCCGTTAAACCGCTCCCGTTTTTATCAACTGAGGAACAGTCTAAGCTCAAGGGAGAAACAGTTAATAAGGTCACGATTACTTATAGTTCGGATAATGTTGTGAGCTATGCCTATAATCCGAAAGATGAGTTGTTTTATAGACAAATAAATGGCAAACAAGCAGAAGACAGGGAATCTCTAACGCCGCTTTCTGCTGCCAATGTATTCATAGTAAGTGCCAAGCATACTTTCATTGATAAATATCCTAGAAGAGCTATCGATCTAACATCTGGAGGACCTGCTTATCTCTTGCAAAAGGGGAAGCTTCAGCGTGTTGAGTGGAAAAATGTCGGCGGCCGTCTTCTTCCATACAAAAATGGTCATCCTTTAGGATTTGTTCCGGGTCAAACCTGGATAAACATAGTGGAATCAAGTCCTGGACTTGAAAAGGAAGTAAAAATTGAATAA
- a CDS encoding YerC/YecD family TrpR-related protein, producing MQIDKLRGKALDQLFLSILSLKDLEECYRFFDDLCTMGELQSLAQRLEVARMLMEGYTYHKIEEETGASTATISRVKRCINFGNDGYQMTLERVLETPLNNTDLK from the coding sequence ATGCAAATCGATAAACTACGAGGTAAAGCGCTTGATCAATTATTTCTTTCCATCTTATCTTTAAAGGATCTCGAAGAATGCTATCGCTTTTTTGATGATCTATGTACAATGGGAGAGCTTCAGTCCCTGGCACAGCGCCTAGAAGTCGCGCGAATGTTAATGGAAGGGTATACGTATCACAAAATTGAAGAAGAAACAGGGGCGAGTACGGCAACGATCTCACGTGTGAAACGCTGCATTAACTTTGGTAATGATGGTTACCAGATGACGTTGGAACGAGTCTTAGAGACCCCGTTGAATAATACAGACTTAAAGTAA